The genomic interval aaaagagaaaagattTAACGTGTATATAAGAAATACATTATAACTCAATAGAACTACAATGTTTTTTATCTTGTACAGGTACTGACTGGATCAGTGCCTCAAACGAGGAACGTGGTTGGTCAAGATATATAACTCAAGCCTATTTCAGCAGCTCAAACATGGGTTTCTTGCTTAAAGGGACGTGCATACTGGAAACAGAGGTCACCATTCATGGAGTCCTTGATACTCTGTAATGACTTTTTACTCACAAATCTTTTAAACCAACCCCAACTATTCGGTTGTAAAGAGTATCAGTCAGTAAACCAGTTCCTGGTGATTTCACTCATCAATCTCATCTTTCATACTATGCTTTTCTTTATAGTAAAAAAATCTTATCTGTAACTGTTTTTAGACAAGAGtatatgaatttaattatttccTATGGTTTGGCGCACTAAAGATTAGTCAAACCCAACTGAGCATACCAAAGCATTTTTCTTTTAGTTACTCGTCAATCGCTGTTAGTGTTGCTGTTGAGAATTGGGAAAACATACATAATCATGTACTACAAAAGTTGGAACAAAAACAAACACATAAACATGAATAATCACAAATGAACTTTTTATTCTTTATTGTGAGGTGACAATGGCATAATAATGACATTGTAACTTTAGAAGAAAGGCTATGCTCTCCATAGTTTCCATCTTTAATAGTTGACAAAGGAAACATAAAGAGGAGGCCCCTAAAGTAGtcagaaaaataacaaattaacatCTTTTGAACAAAGCGTGCCATGCTTGAAATTAGAGATGCAGACACgtttatgatgatgatgatgaagacgaCAGCAAagtgaatttaatttaattacaatttacaaATACTActtacaaacaaacaaacaagcaAACACCGTGGCTGCAATAATAACTAGCCAAATGTTTTCTCGCTGCTGTAACACATGTACAGGAACCCATCTTCATCCTTGTAAGTATCATACACAATATCCATACAGCTAGCTGTAGAAAAGCAAAGAAATGTATCAAATGAAGAAGGGTTGGAATAATTTTAGCAGAGTCATGGTATGAGTGAAAACATAATAATAGTAATGAGTGGCTTTGAATGAAGCTCACCTGTTTGGGGTAATGTGTTCTTCACAAATACAAAAAGGGCTTTTCCAGGACTCAAATGCAGCCTGCTGCTTAATACATGGATAAATTGTCCAACCGACATATCTCTAGGAACAAGGTATCTTAAGAGCCAAATAGAAGAAGAACCCATTAATTAGATTGGAAATGATCTCTCTTTgttgaaattttatttatttaattattttagaaaaagtcCAATATCTAGAAAAAGAGAAAGGTATGGGGGTGACATTCAACTACCGTTTGGTATGTTGATTAAGTTGATTACTATATtgtttctaaaaataaaaatccctCAATTTAATTAGGAACAAGGTATAGATTATATAAAATCATATAGAGATCATTGGCAGGTTAAATGTGCTAAAAACTGAAATTAGAaagggaaaaaagaaaaagggaaaagGAAACATACTTCTTCTTTTCCATTTCAGGCAAATCTGTCTTTGTATATTTTTCAAGTATCACCTAAGAAATACGATAAACATGTATAAGTACTGTCAAGAGACAATCCAATAAGAAAATTGAGAATGAAATAACATTTGGAAACTAAACATACAGGAACTCTATCTGGGTATTTCGCaatcatgttctttgattcaTCAACTCGCTCATCTGCCACCATCCAGTCCACAACACAAAATCAAAGcttattagaaagaaaaaaaaaataataaaattttaaaattaaaaagacaAAAAGAACATAATAGAAAAAGAAACGATAAGAAAAGAGATCCAAACCAAAAGAGTACTCCTGTTTGAAAGACATGATCTTTCCCATAATGTTTGGTCAAATTTTCTGGGAGGAACAAAGTTAAAGTTTTGGTTTGGTATATggttaaagagagagagagagataaaagaagagaagaaagaagaatatGGTATATGCTTGTGTGTAAGATATATGCGAACGGAAAGGGTAACGTGTTATCCGTTAAAACATGCACCTCAAACGCTTACAACAACtcatattttttatctttttgtttttatttaaaaaaagaaagggTAATATGATGAgtaagtcattttcattttGCTTTCTCAGTTTTGACGCTCTACGCCATCCGCCTTCTGTTCCTCCACCGACAATCTCatcattttttctaatttcttttatttatttacgttGACCTTCTTAACAATAGTActtttttctcttaaattttgGAGAGTTGATCTTGCACTTAAACTATATTGTTAGTTAAAATTTTGCTTAAAATATAAtagttatataattttgtaCATTTTATTAGATTCTTTCTCATTTGGTgttaaaaattaacatttttaCTTATAAACTTTGACCACTACTAAAATTTATcccattttatatatataaaaaatattaattttaaaaattataattttctattaattttaaaaaaacaattaaaaaattattaacaaaccttataaaattattaaatttacttAAGAAACCTAAATTATTCCtaacaaaaaatttcaaactttattttaataataaatacatattaaaaaatcaaaccaaaattattcaaaatccaataaataatttaaataaactaagattttatgaagaaaaaaagtgaaacttatatatatttacaaacaCATATCTAAAAAATAAGGGTAAATACTCATTTGGTACCTTATgttttatacaaatacaaattTAGTACCTtatattttgaataataattattgagtaccttataatttaaaattatagttatttgatACCCTAAACAAAAATTTGAGcaacaaattttattatattaactaAATTGTCCAActtattacataaaaaattaattttaaacttataacaaaataataaaatctatttttaattaatatataaaattaataataaaaaaaaaagagtctaTTTCTCTTCCCTCTGCATTAGATGCTCACATCAAGATTTCGAGCACCTGCTGTTGCCACCAGATGATTGAGACTTCGACGAATCCATCTCAGATCCAACCCTTAAAAATTCCTTAAATCTCTTTTCATTATCTGGCCAAAAAACAAACCTTTTCAAAAAATTCCCCAAAATAAAAgattaacaaaaataattcttcttgataatttttagttttattcaGTGGGATTATCGTCTTTTGAGTTtactacatatacatatatataatacttaTTCGTGTTATCGTTTATATACTCGTGGTCATGGACTTGGAGTCGTTTGTCTCTGGTTTTGGATCTTAAGAGAGATCAAATtgtttaggtggcgtttggtaacacttttttaatcagttttttgtttttaaaagtgaaaaagtgaaaatatttttcaaaaacatgttctataaaactgtttttacttttcaattttataattagaaatcaaaattttaaaaacaaaaaaaaaaaaaatttactttcaatatttttttaaacagttttttttcttaatcaatcttttagattaCAACCAGACCCGGACTCAAAACCCCTCCTCACGGCCTTGGCGCTGAACCCGGCTTCTGACTCGAACCCGAATCCAACCCCGAATcttgacccgacttaaataaaatcaaaaaataaaaatgaaaataaactttacagaacacacttatgttatttgtttttaaaattaaaaaacaaaagtggttacagaacgcatttttattttttaaaaataaattttttaaaaacaaaaatttactttcattttgtgattaaagaattaaaaaaaacaaaaatattaccaaacggcaccttagTTAACAAGTTGAAAGACGGTAAAACAAACCTTGGATCTCTCTTAAGATCCAAACGAAAGATAGAaggattttcttttctttctttgtttttttttgttattttttaattaattttcatatatttaataattggtAGGATATTTtatctaaattaattataataacttaattataataattatatgtaaATAAGGACACTTAAgtctatacaaaaaaaaaaaaaaattgttgaccAAATCTAAGTTTAGGAGTACTAAATgggtataatttaaaattataaggtACTCAAACATCATTTTTGAAAACATAAAGTACtaagtttgtattttaattaaacATAGCGTATCAAATAAGTATTTactcaaaaaataaagaaaaataattaaaaatttaataaaaatataaaataagttaAGGAAAATTGAAGCATAAGTcccaaaaaaatttactttgttGTAGATAAGTTTTAAATCTCGAAAAATTGTTGTGAAAGTACCCAAGCTCGCCAAGCTTGTGAGTTCGTTTATTCCCACTCCATTTAGGTAAGTAACGGTACACATGTACGCCCCAAATTTATTCTcatattttttaacaaaaaaaattattgcaaaaactaaaactaataactaaaataaattaaaaactaaaaataataattaaaaatataattaattaaattgttttgagagttaaaacaaaaacaaaatgtaGGAAATTTAGCTCTAATACATGGGAAAACCTCTGTAATTCTAACTTCAAGATCACActtaaaacaaacaaaaataaaatcaagAACAAAAAACTAGCAAACACATTAAACTAGAAAAATATAACACAGATGAATTTAAATGGTTGTCAGATACAAtaacacaagagatttatactgGTTCCGATCCTAAGTTTAATGTgaacttggtcatactccaatttAAAAGTATTGCCACCAATCTTTATTGATAATGAGAATAAGAGATATCAATCTCAGGAGCTACAAGGAAATAATCATATCAAGTCATCCATGGTGTAATCCCTCAACACTCATTAACTCACTAACCCGAGCCAATATAATCAACAATGTAGCTCAATACAATGTCCCAATgccagctctctctctctctctctctctctctctctctctctctctctcagataTCTCTCTCTTCTCACTCTAACGTCTCTCTCTATTGTATTGTGTCTCTCTACTTCTTGCCCTTCTTCTTGTATTTCTTCTCTTGTGATTCTCTCTCTTGAAACGAGAGGATTAGTCCTCTTTATATAGACCAATGGACCCAAGAAAACTTGCTGTCCTTCTTgacagttaagttagttaaaGATTAACTAACTAGTCGAATGGTTGTTCGGGGTTTATGGAATAATACCACACGAAAACTTTTATCTCAAAACCTAAAACTAATCCTTAATACTTTTAGTTGGAAGTTTGAGAACGACAAAGCTCCCATGATTCAAGTTACTCCTCTGACAAGGAAGGTTGAGAAGAATGGGTGGGGAGGGCTCTTACAGTAGTTGTGGTACCCACTGTCGAAGGTCAAAAGAAGCAGTTGATTAAGTCCATGGAAGGGATTCTCAAATTTGCTTTTGTGGCATTCCATGAATTGTGAGAACATAATGGGAGGAAGCGAACCCAGGCCAAAATTTTAGAaagtgtaaatttttaaaaataaggcTTAGATTTTTAGCCCTCTTGTTTGATTCTTATTACTGTTGATTATAAGAAAAcccattatttatttttgattttttttttcaaaattaaggaGGGTGTAAGTACCTTGAATGGGTGGATGTTGAATCTTGTAAAAGGTGCAGACAAATAATTTCGAGTGTCTTGACAAAGATAAACAAACTTGAAAATTAATTGATGTTGTATGAAGTAAATGAAGATTTGAGAGAAAATGAAGCTTTGTGAAAAATGAAGTACATTACAGAAGGTTGTAACAAGGTCCATGAGTGTGATTGTGGTCGTAAATGGGGTTTGAAAAACTTGAAAATAAATCTGACGCTAATTTGTGTTTtcgcttttttattttttcggaTAAAGTTGTGTTAATCTCTATGTAATTTAAGTTTTCAGTGGTATGTAATAGAGGTTGTTGTTGAGTTTGTAATGGCATTGCcttaaatgtataaaatataGTGTTTGATGAAATTTAAGTGTGCAATATAGCTAATTTGATCAAAATAGTAGATTGACGTTGTATTTTTAAGCAATTTATTGGAGAAAACATTGTGCCTCAATCTTTCAAAGATTACAAATTGGATCAAAATGATGCTTTAATTCTATATTAATAACAACTATTATTACATCAAAGTTCATTACAACTTAGGCCACCAAtgtttgtaatatatattagaCTTTGCAGGTTGCTTAATTTGTCAAAACTCGTATAATCACAAATTGGATCAAAATGATACTATAATTCTACATTAATAACAGCTACTATTACATCAAAgtttattacaaaatatatcACCAAATTctacaatatatattaaattttgtagTCTACAATATATATTGGATCAAACTTTACAGTTGGCTCAATCTATTTCTCATGTCTTGTCCATTTTAAAACAACTACTATTACATCAaagttttttttacaaaatatctgCCAACAAAGATTCATTAAAAATATGGTCTTAATACATCCACTTCTAAGGTCCTTTTTATATCAAAAAATCCGCTGAATTCAAA from Cannabis sativa cultivar Pink pepper isolate KNU-18-1 chromosome 4, ASM2916894v1, whole genome shotgun sequence carries:
- the LOC115714313 gene encoding autophagy-related protein 8i, which produces MGKIMSFKQEYSFDERVDESKNMIAKYPDRVPVILEKYTKTDLPEMEKKKYLVPRDMSVGQFIHVLSSRLHLSPGKALFVFVKNTLPQTASCMDIVYDTYKDEDGFLYMCYSSEKTFG